The DNA segment ATTATTAAATGCTATTGGTAGAATATTAGTTGAGAATAAATGCTTTGGTGGAATGTTGGTGTTATATTGAATACACATTGAAtggttgaaggaagaagatggaAGACTTTGGTCCGAAGGATTTTTAAAATTGGAGGTAATTTTTGAATTTCGTATGACAAAAGGTTaatggtagaaaagtttttggtttttgggtattttgtgaaattttctgAATAAAAAAGTCACTTTTCCAATTATATCTATTGCTTTTCCACGcgttataaaatataaatatatcgaCATTCATTTGCCGCCTCATTTTAAATGCTACATAGCCTTAACATTACACTTCCTTCCTCGACAATCTTCTCTTCTACAGGAAAGATGAATTCTGATTCTTCTCGCTCGGCTAATTCCTCCAGCCACAGATCCAAGCGAATTATCGACAATTCATCTCCGTCGAACCCTTCCAGTAGCGGTGGCAACAAGAAGAAACGGATCAACCAGAAAACCCTAGGCGTCGCATGGGGAGCCAATTCCATTTCAGCCTCTCGCTTCTCTCGCAATTCCCCGTTTTCAGATTTCGGAaggttttttgtttgtttttccctCTTCGTTTTCACATGTTCTATTTGTTAGATTGGTATATGGCGGTAATTTGAATTTCACCTTTGctctttggaagaaaatttGGTTAGTTGAACCACCATATTTCTTTTAACGAATGTTCTACATGAATTTAAGTGAATTTTGGTCTTGGAGGGGCTTAAAGTTATCAAAGGACTAGCTGCTCGCTTTATAATTGAATTACTTTAGCTTCTTAATTGCTGTTGAGGATTTTCGGTGTGATGTGATTCTAACTTATATAGTGTATTTATCATCTTTTTCTCCCTCAAATACTTTGCTCTGGACGCAGTTACATGGTAGAAAAGACCAGGAAACTGCATAATCAGTTTAATGTTGATGCTTCAAGTGCTTCACATAGTGGTGCGAACTCAGGAAATCAAATATTTCAGGGCGTGTCTATCTTTGTTGACGGTTTCACGATTCCTTCCAGTCAGGTAGtctatttaataattttgagtTGAGCCGTGAATGTAAAGTAAAACTACTGAAAAGTATGAGTAGGAATTTACAATTTTACACTTATTCTTTCAGCTTTTGAGCAATTTTAGCAGTTTCTCTTTCCTTCGAGGTGAAAGATATTGAGAAAAACTGGAGACTTTACAAATTATCACCTTTTTAGGCTTGTCCatatctattattatttttaattagaatGACAATATTGTAGAGTGTTTTGTGGGCAATTTTTACTGCCTTACTGATTACAAGTTAAATTCAGGAATTGCGGGGTTATATGTTGAAGTATGGTGGAAgatttgagaattatttttcaaGACGTAGTGTTTCTCATATAATTTGCAGTAATTTACCGGACAGTAAAATAAAGAATCTCAGGTTTGGTTCAAAATTTATCTTCATTGTTAAAAACTCGCAGTAGTTTTGTTTTTGGTGAAGAATTAAGATAAACTCttttgttggttatttttcaGGTCCTTCAGCGGTGGACTCCCAGTTGTGAAACCCACATGGATCTTGGATTCTGTTGCTTGTAATAAGCTATTAAGCTGTAAGTTAATGCATTGCTTTTATAGTTTTATGTTTAGATATGTAAATTTAATTAGTGGATAATTGCTTCAGGCATTAGGAACTATTTAATTCCAGGTTGTTGTCAGCGCTTAAACAACATCAAGCTATTTCCTTTGTCCCCACCCCCCCCACACAAAAAAGGGTATCGAAGAGAGATGCAAATTAACTTTTGCACCTGATAGGTGATATGGATCACATTTTGCTGTATAACTTTGTCCCAATAAATTAAAAGGTCTCAAAGAGAAATGCAGACAAAATTTTGACCCTGGCAGCTGATATTgtactcatttttctttttctagggGTTCCTTACCAACTTGATCAGCTTGTAAGTAATCAACCAAGATTATCAGAATTCTTTTCTATGAAAAAAGGTCCAACGCTGGAGAAACCCAAAATTTGCATGACTACTGAAAAGAAATATGGAACAGAGGATTCACTGTCCCCGGTGGCTGTAAATTTAGAGGATACCACTTCATCTGAAGTGACTGAACAGATAGAATATAGAGCAGAAATGCATTCTGACTCTGAAATGAACCTTCAAGATAATGCAGATGCTGAACTGAATGAGAAGTCAAGTGATGATTTAGAGGCTACCAAACTAAAGGATACAAATATATCCGATGTAGATGCATCTATTGAATATAAACCACAAGTTTGTGAAAGTTTTGAGATGTGTCCTCGAAAGGATGCTGATGTAGAAGTACAGAAATGGCCAAGCTATGAAAAATGTAATTATGCAGATGAAGAACCAGGAGTTGTTGATGTGGGTCAGAGCAGTGAAGAAAATACATCTAGTTTGCATGGTTTGTCTGCATCAACTCACAATGGTAGTACCAATAATGATCATAGTGATGGATCATCAAGTTCTATGGTGGCTGGGTCTTCCAAGCTGCAGCATTCAACTCTTGGAAATCCAGATTTTGTTGAAAATTATTTCAAGGTATTTTAGGTTATTCAAGAGTTTTTTCCTACACTGAGTGTTTTGATTGATGACATTTGTCTTAACTACTTTACTTTCGTCCACGTCTTCTAAATCTTAACATTTATAACTTATAATAGAGGGCTGCAGAACTAGGTCCTATCAGGCGTCTTAGTGAAAAATCAGATGTTCTAGAAAAACTCTAGGTCCTTGTTTATAGTACTTTTACTATTTTATTACAGCATGATGGTAACTTTTCACTTTTTGCCATTTCATAgactaaatttattttcttcaatctACAGAAGTCAAGGCTGCATTTCATTGGAACTTGGAGAAATCGTTATTATAAGCGTTTTCCACGATCAGCTAATGGGTCCAGTTCTGTGATTTCTCATATGAATGGTTCTTCCCATTATCAGTCTGCCACTATTATCCATGTTGACATGGTAATGTTTGAGCAATATTCGTCCTTCAAATATCTGCATGTTGGCTTTTGTCGTCACTATTCTTTTTAGATGGTTACTTTTTACTTTGTAGAACTCGGgagttattttttattcatcatTATATATTCGTTAATTCATTTTGAAGTATAGTAATACCAGTATGCTGCTGCCTCAGGACTGTTTCTTTGTCTCGGTGGTTATTCGAAATATTCCGGAATTTAAGGATAGGCCGGTAGCTGTATGCCACTCAGATAATCCTAAAGGAACTGCAGAAATTTCCTCTGCAAACTACCCAGCTCGAGGTTATGGTTGGTCTTCTAGTTCTTTATTTATGTAATCTATAATTCAAATCCAAGGCTTTTCTAGAGTATCGATTGATTCTTCTCTCTTTGGCCATATCTATCAAGGAGTCAGAGCGGGAATGTTTGTTAGGGATGCAAAGGCTCTTTGTCCTCATCTTGTTATTTTTCCATATGACTTCAAGTCCTATGAGGAGGTAAGTGGTGGCTATCCCTGGGTTGTCATTTGGCAATCAGTTTGCTTATGGAAGATAAAAATCATATTCTACTTCTAGTATCTTCCATGTACAAAAGATGTTTTGATGGCATCTGACATCTTGGGAAATATGCAGGTAGCTGATCAGTTCTATGACATATTGCATAAGCATTGTGAGAAAGTGCAGGTCTGTTTCAGACAGCATTTCTTGTAGGCAATTCAATGTGATTTGCTTCATTAATGTCACTACTTGTGTCAAATGCAGGCCGTAAGTTGTGATGAAGCATTTTTGGATATCTCGGGCACGAACAGGGTAGATCCTGAGGTCTTGGCttcaaaaataagaaaagaaatttttgATACAACAGGATGTACTGCAAGTGCTGGAATAGCTACTAATATGCTAATGGCTCGCCTTGCCACCAGAACTGCAAAACCTGATGGTCAGTGTTACATTCCTTCAGAGAAGGTAGGTTCTAGAAATTCTTCCACTGAACCTTTAGTTGGTCAAATCACCCAGCGTTACAACATTGTGTTTCAATTCTCGTTAGATTACTCCATTTTGATGTCTTGAATGTTTAATCATGTATTTTGTCTTATAAATCACTTCACTATTTTTATGTGTACTCTTGAAGGTAAGAGGGATTGTCCTTTCAACTTTACATGGAAGAATTATTTTAGACATATTCTTTTTAACCAGAGACAAAatttttcattgaaaaattgaaaaaatataatgAGACTTGATATTTAACAATATACACTTTGAAAGGGGTGAAAAAACTAAATGTGATGCAAACAAACGAAGATTGAAACTCAACAaagaacaaaattgaaaaaagaagcTCCCAAAAGGAGcagaaaaaggaaataaaagattaacaaaacaaagaaatttcTTTGTATATTATTCAAGTAAATACTTCCATTTACTGTCAAGTAGAATGTGTATAAGTTGTTCTTGtattccatttcatttttgtagGTTGATGATTATTTAGATCCACTTCCCATTAAGGATCTTCCTGGAATAGGGCATGCCTTAGAGGAGAAGTTGAAGAAAAGAAGTGTTTTGACTTGTGGTCAGCTGCGTATGATATCCAAGGTGGCTCTGTAGTTCTCTCTATGGCTTGTTTGTTTGGTCACCATAGGTTTACATTAATGTCAAGAAATTGAgacatatttattattgtttttttgagTTGCAATTttcaatatgattttttttttttttctcttcaaaacCCTTGAAAATGTGTCATACAAGTAAGTTGTCAAGACTCAAGAGACAAggcaaaagattaaaaaaaaaaaaagtaatgttTCCTAGAAAACAGCTACATCAATAGAAATAGTAGGCTTTGAATAAATATCATACGAACACTCTATTCTGATAGAAAGATTGTTGAAGAGAGGTTGAATATATCTTTATTGGAGGAGAGAATGGTTAAGGATGCAACCAAGAGAGGTTGGTGTGACAAAGAGGATAGGGTCATCTCATGATAAGATTTGTAGTTGATCCCTATCAGCATAAGTAGTAGGCTTTAGAGAGGAGTGGACTTGGAATATGATACTTGCTTCATTGTATTaatgaaaattataataaaatttggtAATTTCTTTAATGTAATataatgattttgaaaatatttgataCGAAGTTGATAATTGATTTAGTATTGCACAACATTTGTTTGTATgttatcatcattattattttcttttggaacttttttctattttattgcATGATTGGCTGTAAGTCCTCAGTAGTGGCTCTGTAAAGGATCTGCTGGTGAGTGGATATTGATGTAGGGTTGCCTTTGTCCATATACATAATAGAGAGTTTGTTTGTGGCTGTGCTATGACTAAGTTATTTTGCTGAGTTTGTTATTATCAAACTAAGTTATCTGGAATGATTGCTTAATTTACTCTTGACGTGTCCAGGATTCTCTTCAGAAAGACTTTGGATTAAAAACAGGGGAGATGTTATGGAATTATAGTCGGGGGGTGGACAATCGTGCAGTTGGGTTGGTTCAGGTTTGGCAAAGAGATAATAAACCATATACTTTTTCATTAACTTTTACATGTTTTGCTTAATTGAATTacaattttttcttgttttgtttctGAACTCTTATGTTAAAATACAATACTAAATATATTACTGCATTAGATTATCCAGTAAGAGTAATGGATGTACTACAACCACTCAAAATCTTCACTGTTCTCTGTGAGCAAGACGTGATAACTACCTTAATGTTTCACTTGTTGAGAATTAAGAGTAGACAAAGCAAACTTATCCTTTTGATCTGCATTATAGAATGATAGAGGCATTATTATATGTCTGTGTAAATAGGATTTTATTAGTCTTTTGGagtaatataactattatagtTTAAGGCTTCTATTTGTGCCTATAAATGGTACTTCCTTTGGaactattgaaaattttaaagaagtCCTTTTGAGTTGAATCATGATAAAAGATGCACTATTTCGTCTCATATGTTGATGGACTACTGCGTTGGGGAGTTTGGGATTCTCTTCAGGGGTTTGGGTTCAAGATTTTCATGTAAATACAATAATTTGAAACCCTTGTTATGAGAGTCATCTTTCTGGCAAATCCTCTTTGGAAATTAGTATGGGTGACGCAGGGATATAATACAAGGGTGGCCCTCCCCAATATCTCTGTGATCAACAAAATTAAAGATGAAAAGGAAAACGGTGGATGGAGTAGAGTGGTACTACTCTGTATATTTTccaaataatatttgctttgcAACAGTGACCTAGTTTTGTTATCTTGATTTTCTTACattttctcataattttctATTTCTCATGTTTACCCTGCTTATGATTTAGGAAAGCAAATCCATAGGAGCTGAAGTGAACTGGGGTGTTAGGTTCAAGGACTTCAAAGATGTGGGTAACATAAAGGGTTGCACGTTTACCCATTTAAGATGAAAAAATATATGAGTGAATTAAGAACTAATATTTTAACTATTACAGTGTCAATGCTTTCTCTTGAACCTTTGTAAGGAGGTTTCATTACGGCTGCATGGATGTGGAGTGCAGGGACGTACCTTTACCCTCAAGGTAcgttctctttcttttatacaGTGACAAACATTGTTGAGTTTTGTTCCTTCAAGATATGAATGGGATTTTTCCTTCTTGATTTATGTAGAAGTGCTGTTAGCATTCTTTTTGTGTTGTATTTATTTAGATAAAAAAACGAAGAAAAGATGCTGATGAACCTACAAAGTATATGGGTTGTGGAGATTGTGAAAACCTGAGCCATTCATTGACGGTATAGTTGTCTGACAAATGGATCCCATTTCCCTTTTTTAATAGTTCTAACCATGTTTGTGAAATTGTAGaattcttatttattatttatgtaatcttTGACATCTAAATTTGTAAGTTTTTTTATTGTACTAGGTTCCTGTTGCCACAGATGACCTGGAAATTCTTCAAAGGATTGTAAAGCAGCTTTTTGGGGTTTTTGTCATAGGTAATCCTAAACTAGGCATAATTATGATTTTTCAGTTGATGGTAACATTCCTGTTTGCCATCCTGAACCACATGTTATTGATACTTTATATTGTCTCATCAACGTTTGTAACACTGAATCAGCATAAGAGAAAAATCACACCGCTGGTTTCTTTCCCCATATATTGTACATACATTGTAGTTTTCCTTTCTTACTGGACTAAAAGGCATCTTTTTGAATTGAGTTTGATACATATTCTTTTCTCTAAGAATTTCTATGATGTCCTTTTTGGTGCATGTAGATGTCAAAGAAATTCGTGGTATTGGTTTACAAGTTTCGAAGCTTCAAAATGTGGATATCTCTAAGCAAGGTAAGTTTGTCTGTATTATGATTTTCAGGCACTATTAATTTTGCTTCTGTGGAAATGAAAATATGTAAGCATAATGAAGAGAACTTGAGGGGGCCTCAATTTATGAAAACAATTTCAGTTGGCTAATCAAATACTGTTTCAGCAAGGAATATTGAAAAAGAGGGTGCTTTTGGGGTGTGATCCCTCAATGGTCGACGTTGGATTTGTGAGGAAAAGGAACAATAATCCTTCAAATTGAGAAACAAGATCATGTCACTTCCCTCGTTAACATTATTGAGATCTGTAAGGGATGTGTAACTATAGTAACTGAGAAGACCTTTCTGAAATTTTTGGGGGAACATTGTTTACGCAATCCAAGGAATTCAATCTAGGGAGTTCATCA comes from the Benincasa hispida cultivar B227 chromosome 5, ASM972705v1, whole genome shotgun sequence genome and includes:
- the LOC120078260 gene encoding DNA repair protein REV1; amino-acid sequence: MNSDSSRSANSSSHRSKRIIDNSSPSNPSSSGGNKKKRINQKTLGVAWGANSISASRFSRNSPFSDFGSYMVEKTRKLHNQFNVDASSASHSGANSGNQIFQGVSIFVDGFTIPSSQELRGYMLKYGGRFENYFSRRSVSHIICSNLPDSKIKNLRSFSGGLPVVKPTWILDSVACNKLLSWVPYQLDQLVSNQPRLSEFFSMKKGPTLEKPKICMTTEKKYGTEDSLSPVAVNLEDTTSSEVTEQIEYRAEMHSDSEMNLQDNADAELNEKSSDDLEATKLKDTNISDVDASIEYKPQVCESFEMCPRKDADVEVQKWPSYEKCNYADEEPGVVDVGQSSEENTSSLHGLSASTHNGSTNNDHSDGSSSSMVAGSSKLQHSTLGNPDFVENYFKKSRLHFIGTWRNRYYKRFPRSANGSSSVISHMNGSSHYQSATIIHVDMDCFFVSVVIRNIPEFKDRPVAVCHSDNPKGTAEISSANYPARGYGVRAGMFVRDAKALCPHLVIFPYDFKSYEEVADQFYDILHKHCEKVQAVSCDEAFLDISGTNRVDPEVLASKIRKEIFDTTGCTASAGIATNMLMARLATRTAKPDGQCYIPSEKVDDYLDPLPIKDLPGIGHALEEKLKKRSVLTCGQLRMISKDSLQKDFGLKTGEMLWNYSRGVDNRAVGLVQESKSIGAEVNWGVRFKDFKDCQCFLLNLCKEVSLRLHGCGVQGRTFTLKIKKRRKDADEPTKYMGCGDCENLSHSLTVPVATDDLEILQRIVKQLFGVFVIDVKEIRGIGLQVSKLQNVDISKQGMKRNSLDSWLSSSATTNVENSTGPLLKERANIDNEKQSDAGTSDQLSADPISHLIQMENHQLHREALNPVSAPPLCNLDIGVIRSLPPELFSELNEIYGGKLIDLLAKSRDKNEFSSSSKRVPSQGSGGDGLTLSDIQGNKIQSENKHIVGRSPPAQISGEGLCNLVTPLPTSGSHIIDLLPSSLSQVDPSVLQELPESLRADILKQLPAHRGKELSLEHSVKNHQESGGAIDNTSGLVDSFMENDLWFGNPPLWIDKFKASNCLILKLLAEMYIESGSPGNLYGILLRILSQSWHHSAADSDSWDGAIDGLCELLKQYFKLKIELDIEETYVCFRLLKRLAMKSQLFLEVFNTIDPYLQGAVNEIYGGSLKV